The following coding sequences are from one Arthrobacter crystallopoietes window:
- a CDS encoding DUF6350 family protein produces the protein MKLKWRPGGQSGLPMPLWLQGGFELFQSALLSAIVVLLPLVGVWFADGFEDRSFDSLARLGGQAWLLIHGVPLQLEILMGTTSADMERGTLSLVPLGLALLPFFLSWRAGRRLARAAYTDQLWQALLGALGVYAFVGGATAYLVQTEEVEISMVAGALIPLIPAGAGLIIGAYRAAGSWGRLIGVDAAAWVAKTSQHSRWAGSYVWSVIRAGLLAVTAAVCLAALLLAVDIALHWADIIEIYQELNTGVVGGIVLTVAQLGLLPNFVGWTLAWSSGAGFAVGTGSSISPLATTVGPLPAFPLLGALPTGELTYGMAALLLPVVAGVLAGWWFLREGENHFDEWLSIKIQTRWFTAAASTVVLGLLIGAAAGAGTAVLAWLSRGSLGIGRFVDLGPDPLWTALWIALEVAAGVVIGYAVGPWLEREPRRAATTPAEIRSKKD, from the coding sequence ATGAAACTCAAATGGCGCCCGGGCGGGCAAAGCGGACTGCCCATGCCCCTCTGGCTGCAAGGGGGTTTCGAACTTTTCCAGAGCGCGCTGCTCTCGGCGATCGTCGTGTTGCTGCCGCTTGTCGGCGTGTGGTTCGCGGATGGGTTCGAAGACCGCAGCTTCGATTCGCTGGCCAGGCTTGGCGGACAGGCCTGGCTGCTGATCCATGGCGTGCCGCTGCAGCTGGAGATCCTGATGGGTACCACATCCGCGGACATGGAGCGGGGCACGCTGTCCCTTGTCCCGCTGGGCCTGGCGCTGCTGCCCTTTTTCCTGTCCTGGCGGGCGGGACGACGTCTGGCGCGCGCCGCCTATACGGACCAGCTCTGGCAGGCACTGCTCGGTGCCCTCGGCGTGTATGCCTTTGTCGGCGGCGCCACCGCCTATCTGGTGCAGACCGAGGAAGTAGAAATTTCCATGGTGGCCGGCGCCCTGATACCGCTGATCCCGGCCGGGGCGGGGCTGATCATCGGGGCGTACCGCGCGGCCGGATCGTGGGGCCGGCTGATCGGCGTGGACGCGGCGGCCTGGGTGGCCAAGACCAGCCAGCACTCACGCTGGGCCGGCTCCTACGTCTGGTCCGTCATCCGCGCTGGTCTGCTGGCGGTTACTGCCGCGGTCTGCCTGGCGGCCCTGCTGCTGGCCGTGGACATCGCCCTGCACTGGGCGGACATCATCGAGATCTACCAGGAGCTGAACACCGGTGTGGTGGGCGGCATTGTGCTCACGGTCGCGCAGCTGGGCCTGCTGCCGAACTTCGTGGGCTGGACACTGGCGTGGTCCTCCGGAGCCGGGTTCGCCGTCGGCACGGGCAGTTCCATCAGTCCGCTCGCCACCACGGTGGGACCGCTGCCGGCGTTCCCGTTGCTCGGCGCCCTGCCCACGGGCGAACTGACCTACGGCATGGCCGCCCTGCTGCTACCGGTGGTTGCCGGCGTGCTGGCCGGCTGGTGGTTCCTGCGCGAGGGCGAAAACCACTTTGACGAATGGCTCTCCATCAAAATCCAGACCCGCTGGTTCACGGCCGCGGCCTCCACCGTGGTGCTTGGCCTTTTGATCGGCGCCGCCGCCGGTGCGGGCACTGCGGTCCTGGCCTGGCTGTCCCGCGGTTCCCTGGGCATCGGCCGCTTTGTTGACCTGGGCCCGGACCCGCTGTGGACGGCACTCTGGATCGCGCTGGAAGTGGCTGCCGGCGTCGTTATTGGTTACGCCGTAGGCCCCTGGCTGGAGCGCGAACCGCGCCGCGCTGCAACAACGCCGGCGGAGATCCGCAGCAAGAAAGACTAG
- a CDS encoding DUF6318 family protein: MPELASEESKEGLEAFTLYWYDLLNYAYESGDLAPLEAVTEDSCLRCQDVGKVIADWHSEGRWLVGGKVEIDGTGTDYVEDSAGRHQIAVQLVSNELRYYLADGTLHEKSTESDMQVDVLVARYESGRWLTLDVGVSGSI; the protein is encoded by the coding sequence ATGCCCGAACTCGCGAGCGAAGAATCCAAAGAAGGGCTCGAAGCGTTCACTCTGTATTGGTATGACCTTCTGAATTACGCCTACGAGTCGGGGGACCTAGCGCCCCTTGAAGCTGTCACCGAGGACTCCTGCCTCCGCTGTCAAGATGTAGGTAAAGTCATAGCGGATTGGCATTCCGAAGGACGTTGGTTAGTCGGTGGCAAGGTCGAAATTGATGGGACTGGAACTGACTATGTGGAGGATTCCGCTGGAAGGCATCAAATCGCCGTGCAGTTGGTGTCCAATGAGCTGCGCTACTACTTGGCCGACGGAACGCTGCATGAGAAGTCGACAGAATCGGATATGCAGGTCGACGTCCTCGTTGCCCGGTATGAAAGCGGCAGATGGCTGACGCTTGACGTGGGCGTCTCTGGATCGATCTAG
- a CDS encoding glycosyltransferase family 4 protein, whose protein sequence is MRIAIVAESFLPHMNGVTHSLLQVIAHLRRRGDDVLVIAPTSSWLDDEAPAEVEGYPVHRLPSVPLRGYANVRVAAGTPARLRRIFADFMPEVVHVASPFVLGWRAVQAAHQLGIPAVSIYQTEVPAYAARYGAPWLEQLLWQHVENIHELSTLTLAPSSFAVDQLHSHGVRRVHLWRRGVDTSRFHPQKYDAGWRASVAPNGERIIGFVGRLAAEKQVEDLAVLADLPGTRLVIVGSGPLKDSLRAKLPGAYFAGFQGGEDLARMVASFDLFVHPGESETFCQTIQEAQASGVPVVAVGRGGPLDLVDQSRTGWIYTPGRLDDLRSRVQDLIGDDIKRRAFGQAAFESVQGRTWPVLCEQLVGYYAKAISVKRRALNVQAREYLR, encoded by the coding sequence GTGAGGATCGCCATTGTTGCTGAATCGTTCCTGCCGCATATGAACGGCGTCACCCACTCGCTGCTGCAGGTCATCGCGCACCTGCGGCGGCGGGGCGACGACGTGCTGGTCATCGCGCCGACGTCGTCGTGGCTCGATGACGAGGCGCCGGCCGAGGTGGAGGGCTACCCGGTGCACCGGCTGCCGTCCGTCCCGCTGCGCGGCTACGCCAATGTGCGGGTCGCCGCCGGGACGCCGGCGCGGCTGCGGCGGATCTTCGCGGACTTCATGCCCGAGGTGGTGCATGTGGCCTCGCCGTTTGTCCTCGGCTGGCGGGCCGTGCAGGCCGCGCACCAGCTGGGCATCCCCGCCGTGTCCATCTACCAGACCGAGGTTCCGGCCTATGCCGCGCGCTACGGTGCCCCGTGGCTGGAGCAGCTGTTGTGGCAACACGTCGAGAACATCCACGAGCTCTCGACCCTCACGCTCGCGCCGTCCAGTTTCGCCGTGGACCAGCTGCACAGCCACGGCGTGCGCCGGGTGCATTTGTGGCGGCGCGGCGTGGACACCTCGCGTTTCCACCCGCAAAAGTACGACGCCGGGTGGCGGGCATCGGTGGCGCCCAACGGCGAGCGGATCATCGGCTTTGTGGGCCGGCTGGCCGCGGAGAAGCAGGTGGAGGATCTGGCCGTGCTCGCCGACCTGCCCGGCACGCGGCTGGTCATTGTGGGGTCCGGGCCGCTGAAGGACTCGCTGCGCGCCAAGCTGCCCGGCGCATATTTCGCCGGCTTTCAGGGCGGCGAGGACCTGGCGCGGATGGTGGCGAGCTTCGACCTGTTTGTCCACCCGGGCGAATCCGAAACGTTCTGCCAGACCATCCAGGAAGCGCAGGCCTCCGGGGTGCCGGTGGTGGCGGTGGGACGGGGCGGTCCGCTGGATCTGGTGGACCAGTCACGGACCGGCTGGATCTACACGCCCGGCCGGCTGGATGACTTGCGGTCCCGGGTACAGGACCTGATCGGCGACGACATTAAGCGCCGGGCCTTTGGCCAGGCGGCCTTCGAGTCGGTCCAGGGCCGGACCTGGCCGGTGCTGTGCGAGCAGCTGGTCGGCTACTACGCCAAGGCGATCTCGGTGAAGCGGCGCGCGCTGAACGTCCAGGCCCGCGAGTACCTCCGCTGA
- a CDS encoding PKD domain-containing protein, with protein sequence MAWLALISVIWLLGSASSAYAAPNTGGEWAGGKAKVTSWYPVPDGGGWTNSLNALPQPDRVFRYEIACMDDGRNNIDVACLARLPQCDEAENGRVVVWESASTEIQPLQWRRLDGYSCLYTEKPVDVMDLIARDIHAAFADLPIHVGGISGQPAPHTLRGAETNFYADAGEQSADFELHGQEIHLEARPVQYEWDYGDGARGGPFLFPGGPLQEGEWGTKTATSHIFEETGDFAVGLTVTYRATYTVNGGVVIDVPGDAEFSAEPVTISVWRSVVNNFADNCLENPNGAGC encoded by the coding sequence ATGGCATGGCTTGCCCTTATCAGTGTCATTTGGCTGCTCGGATCCGCGAGTTCGGCCTATGCTGCTCCCAATACTGGTGGTGAATGGGCTGGCGGGAAAGCCAAAGTAACTTCCTGGTACCCGGTCCCAGACGGTGGCGGATGGACCAACAGCCTCAACGCACTTCCCCAACCAGACCGAGTTTTCAGATACGAAATTGCTTGTATGGACGACGGTCGGAATAACATCGACGTTGCTTGTCTGGCCCGACTCCCACAGTGTGACGAAGCAGAAAACGGACGCGTTGTGGTTTGGGAATCTGCCTCTACCGAGATCCAGCCATTGCAATGGCGGCGGCTAGATGGATACTCCTGCCTATACACGGAGAAACCTGTCGATGTCATGGACCTGATAGCTCGAGACATCCACGCTGCCTTCGCGGACCTACCGATACATGTTGGCGGGATAAGTGGTCAACCCGCTCCTCATACTTTGCGCGGAGCCGAGACGAATTTCTATGCAGATGCTGGTGAACAATCAGCCGACTTCGAGCTTCATGGTCAAGAGATCCACCTCGAAGCCCGTCCGGTTCAGTATGAGTGGGATTATGGAGATGGTGCCAGAGGCGGACCATTCCTTTTTCCTGGCGGTCCTCTTCAGGAAGGCGAATGGGGAACGAAAACGGCTACGAGTCACATCTTCGAGGAAACTGGAGACTTTGCTGTTGGCCTTACAGTGACTTACCGCGCTACTTACACCGTCAACGGTGGCGTCGTTATCGATGTCCCTGGCGATGCCGAATTTTCAGC
- a CDS encoding FAD-binding oxidoreductase yields the protein MEWIRPEDAGYDEARTLFNAMIDRRPAVIAQCSSAADIREALAYGRQHGLEIAVRSGGHSVAGMSMNDGGLVIDVRGLKDITVDPQARTATVGGGATWGEFDRAAQPYGLAVTGGRVSTTGVSGFTLGGGSGWMDRGWGLACDNLVSVNLVTAAGEEATASAGENPELFWALHGGGGNFGVATSLTFKMYDVGEQVLCGLMLWPLGQARDVARAYRDFVPASPEALGSCLVTLIAPPEEFVPAELQGKPALGLVVVYTGDPEEGREAVRPLRSLQPAADIVGPRPYADFQCMLDDAPGQLNYWTADYHDEFPDAALDVFLRFGEALPHESSQMLLAPWGGRAGRVDPASTPMARRTAQWITHPFAVWQDPAQTAEAIGWAKGFRRDIAPYASGGVYLNFIGHEGQERIMAAFGPENYARLARIKRDFDPDNIFRGNQNILPAAGEPVETEGAIAH from the coding sequence ATGGAATGGATCCGGCCGGAAGACGCCGGTTACGACGAAGCACGCACACTTTTCAACGCGATGATCGACCGGCGTCCGGCCGTCATCGCCCAATGCTCGAGCGCGGCCGACATCCGTGAGGCGCTCGCCTACGGACGGCAGCACGGCCTCGAGATCGCCGTCAGATCAGGCGGCCACTCCGTTGCCGGCATGTCCATGAACGACGGCGGCCTGGTCATCGACGTGCGCGGGCTGAAGGACATCACCGTGGACCCTCAGGCCCGCACCGCAACCGTCGGCGGTGGCGCGACCTGGGGCGAGTTCGACCGGGCCGCTCAACCGTACGGTCTGGCGGTCACGGGCGGCCGGGTGTCCACGACGGGCGTTTCCGGCTTCACCCTGGGCGGCGGCTCCGGCTGGATGGACCGCGGGTGGGGATTGGCCTGCGACAACCTGGTCTCCGTGAATCTGGTGACGGCGGCGGGGGAGGAAGCGACGGCCAGCGCCGGCGAGAACCCGGAGCTGTTCTGGGCGCTGCACGGCGGCGGAGGGAATTTCGGCGTCGCGACCTCCCTTACTTTCAAAATGTACGACGTCGGCGAGCAGGTTCTGTGCGGACTGATGCTGTGGCCGCTCGGACAGGCCCGGGACGTGGCGCGTGCCTACCGGGACTTCGTACCTGCCTCGCCCGAAGCTTTGGGTTCTTGCCTGGTCACGTTGATCGCACCGCCGGAAGAGTTCGTGCCGGCAGAGCTGCAGGGCAAGCCGGCCCTGGGCCTCGTGGTGGTCTATACCGGCGATCCGGAGGAGGGCAGGGAAGCGGTCCGGCCGCTGAGGTCGCTGCAGCCCGCCGCCGATATTGTCGGGCCCCGCCCGTACGCGGATTTCCAGTGCATGCTCGACGACGCCCCGGGGCAGCTGAACTACTGGACGGCGGACTACCACGACGAGTTTCCGGACGCGGCGCTGGATGTCTTCCTCCGGTTCGGGGAAGCGCTGCCGCATGAATCCTCACAGATGCTGCTGGCACCGTGGGGCGGCCGGGCCGGCCGGGTTGACCCGGCCTCCACGCCGATGGCCCGGCGCACTGCCCAATGGATTACCCATCCCTTTGCCGTGTGGCAGGACCCGGCGCAGACCGCTGAAGCCATCGGCTGGGCCAAGGGCTTCCGGCGCGATATTGCGCCCTATGCCAGCGGCGGCGTGTATCTGAACTTCATCGGCCACGAGGGGCAGGAGCGGATCATGGCGGCCTTCGGGCCGGAGAACTACGCCAGGCTCGCCCGGATCAAACGGGACTTCGATCCGGACAATATCTTCCGCGGGAACCAGAACATCCTGCCCGCCGCCGGAGAGCCGGTCGAAACGGAAGGTGCCATCGCCCACTGA
- a CDS encoding sulfite exporter TauE/SafE family protein: MTLGLLTVILVAIFLGSVAQRIAGVGFALLLSPILVMLLGAHTGIMMINICSVVSCGLIVPRVWADINWNMFWWLTIPATLGTIGGSFVAVNVPSAPLVVTVGAVVIFALGLSVMLHRASVTVRGNPPKALAGLGSGLTNSLAGVGGPTVSAYAVLARWPQREFAGTLQPYFLVICLITVGVRTWLNPSHLPQLDWWMWAALGVMIVVGIFTGEKLLRHIKDDHARVAVIIMAFVGALAALIKGLLDLNG; the protein is encoded by the coding sequence GTGACTCTTGGACTCCTGACCGTAATCCTGGTGGCGATTTTCCTCGGCTCGGTGGCCCAGCGGATCGCCGGAGTGGGCTTCGCGCTGCTGCTTTCGCCCATCCTGGTGATGCTGCTCGGCGCACACACGGGGATCATGATGATCAATATCTGCTCGGTGGTCTCCTGCGGCCTGATCGTGCCGCGGGTCTGGGCGGACATCAACTGGAACATGTTCTGGTGGCTGACCATCCCCGCCACGCTTGGCACCATCGGCGGCTCCTTCGTTGCGGTCAACGTCCCGTCCGCGCCGCTGGTGGTCACGGTCGGCGCCGTCGTCATCTTCGCCCTCGGCCTCTCCGTGATGCTGCACCGCGCCTCCGTGACGGTGCGCGGCAACCCGCCCAAGGCGCTGGCCGGGCTGGGATCAGGACTGACCAACTCGCTGGCCGGCGTGGGCGGCCCCACCGTCAGCGCCTACGCGGTGCTGGCGCGCTGGCCGCAGCGCGAGTTCGCCGGCACGCTGCAGCCCTATTTCCTGGTGATCTGCCTGATCACCGTCGGCGTCAGGACCTGGCTCAACCCGTCCCATCTGCCGCAACTGGACTGGTGGATGTGGGCCGCGCTGGGGGTCATGATCGTGGTCGGGATCTTTACGGGGGAGAAGCTGCTGCGACACATCAAGGACGACCACGCGCGGGTCGCCGTCATCATTATGGCCTTCGTGGGCGCCCTCGCTGCGCTGATCAAGGGACTGCTGGACCTCAACGGCTAA
- a CDS encoding IS110 family transposase, translated as MTAISIVAHSYPFVVGVDTHARNHVYAILAARTGELIDTRDFPTTSAGINRAIAWVARRTDADADTLWVIEGAASYGAVLAGAVAAEGYPVAEAPRMDAKKRHGVGKSDALDAHHIAAAALPLPQAKLCRPRLNEGVRQALRILVTARDAMSAERTRSVNSLTALLRTNDLGLDARRALSAAQIAEASRWRAREEELSLTIARTEATRLAKRVLELDDQLKANDKQVTELVQISEAAPLLHEKGFGSVTAATCLTAWSHQGRVRNEAAYASLAGVNPIPASSGNTVRHRLNRGGDRNLNRALHMVALTKMTHDEETRRYVEKRRTEGRTDREIRRCIKRYLARRVHRTLNAASPCLKSA; from the coding sequence GTGACCGCCATTTCTATCGTCGCGCATTCCTACCCGTTTGTCGTGGGCGTCGACACCCACGCCCGCAATCACGTCTACGCGATCCTTGCAGCCAGGACCGGCGAGCTGATCGATACCCGAGACTTCCCAACGACGTCTGCCGGCATCAACAGGGCCATCGCGTGGGTGGCCCGCCGCACCGACGCAGACGCTGACACGCTGTGGGTGATCGAAGGCGCCGCATCTTACGGAGCCGTCCTGGCCGGCGCTGTCGCCGCCGAGGGTTACCCGGTGGCCGAGGCTCCGCGAATGGACGCGAAGAAACGCCACGGCGTCGGCAAATCCGATGCCCTCGATGCGCACCACATTGCCGCAGCCGCGTTGCCGCTGCCACAGGCGAAGCTATGCCGCCCGAGGCTCAACGAGGGGGTGCGCCAGGCCTTGCGGATCCTGGTCACGGCCCGCGACGCCATGAGCGCCGAGCGCACCCGTTCGGTCAACTCGCTCACCGCACTGCTGCGCACCAATGATCTGGGATTGGACGCCCGCAGGGCACTCTCAGCAGCTCAGATCGCTGAAGCGTCGCGGTGGCGCGCCCGAGAGGAGGAACTGTCCCTGACCATCGCCCGGACCGAGGCAACGCGGTTGGCCAAACGTGTCCTCGAACTCGATGACCAGCTCAAAGCCAATGACAAGCAAGTGACCGAGCTGGTACAGATCAGCGAGGCCGCACCCCTGCTGCATGAAAAGGGCTTTGGGTCCGTCACTGCAGCGACCTGCCTCACCGCCTGGTCCCATCAGGGACGGGTTCGGAACGAGGCGGCCTACGCCTCCCTGGCCGGCGTGAATCCTATCCCCGCTTCCTCAGGAAACACCGTCCGGCACCGCCTGAACCGAGGCGGAGACAGAAACCTGAACCGCGCTCTCCACATGGTCGCTCTCACCAAGATGACCCACGACGAGGAGACCCGGAGATACGTGGAGAAACGGCGAACAGAAGGACGCACCGACCGGGAAATCCGCCGATGCATCAAACGCTACCTAGCCCGACGCGTCCACCGCACGCTCAACGCCGCGAGCCCGTGCCTGAAGAGCGCTTGA
- the purN gene encoding phosphoribosylglycinamide formyltransferase → MRIVVLVSGSGTNLQAVIEAVKTGELDADIVAVGSDIPGCLGLERAEGAGIETFVVAPADFGSRPEWNRALQAAVASYVPDVVLLAGFMRILDAEFVEAFDGRMVNTHPALLPSFPGAHGVRDALAHGVKITGVTVHIVDSGVDTGPILAQAAVPVREEDTEEVLHERIKVEERKLLVQTLADLSTRTG, encoded by the coding sequence ATGCGCATCGTGGTACTCGTCTCCGGCTCCGGCACCAACCTTCAGGCAGTCATCGAAGCGGTGAAAACAGGGGAGCTCGACGCCGATATCGTCGCCGTGGGTTCCGACATCCCGGGCTGCTTAGGGCTAGAGCGGGCCGAGGGCGCAGGCATCGAGACGTTCGTCGTGGCGCCGGCAGACTTCGGCAGCCGGCCCGAGTGGAACCGCGCGCTGCAGGCCGCCGTCGCATCCTATGTTCCGGATGTTGTGCTGCTCGCCGGTTTCATGCGCATCCTGGATGCCGAATTCGTCGAGGCCTTCGATGGCCGCATGGTCAATACCCATCCCGCACTGCTGCCGTCGTTCCCGGGCGCCCACGGAGTGCGGGACGCGCTGGCCCACGGGGTGAAGATTACCGGCGTCACCGTCCATATTGTCGACTCCGGCGTGGACACCGGGCCCATCCTCGCGCAGGCGGCCGTGCCCGTCCGCGAGGAAGACACCGAGGAAGTGCTGCACGAGCGCATCAAAGTGGAGGAGCGCAAGCTCCTGGTGCAGACGCTGGCGGACCTCAGCACACGCACTGGCTAA
- a CDS encoding aldolase/citrate lyase family protein: MPIRVEAAPSFKDLVNDADRTIAGMFVCSGDAGIAEICAGSGIDYLLIDAEHGPNGLETVLAQLRAIAGYPALPVVRVPFNDPVLIKQFLDIGAQSLIVPMVNNAEQARAAVAAMHYPPRGIRGVGSALARSARWNRIPDYLNRAEDLVTLVVQVEAAEAVQNAAEIAAVDGIDGIFIGPSDLAASMGVLGQQEHPDVVAAVVKTIEDVKAAGKFVGVNAFVEASARRYIDAGADFVNVGADVALLARGTEALAAKYIPEEAGVGAEAQAPRASY, encoded by the coding sequence ATGCCGATTCGAGTAGAAGCAGCGCCGTCCTTCAAGGACCTCGTCAACGACGCCGACCGCACCATCGCGGGCATGTTCGTGTGCTCCGGCGACGCGGGCATCGCCGAAATCTGCGCCGGCTCCGGGATCGACTACCTGCTGATCGACGCCGAACACGGACCCAACGGGCTGGAGACAGTCCTGGCCCAGTTGCGCGCCATCGCCGGCTACCCGGCCCTCCCCGTGGTCCGCGTGCCCTTCAACGATCCGGTGCTGATCAAGCAGTTCCTGGACATTGGTGCGCAGTCGCTGATCGTGCCGATGGTGAACAACGCGGAGCAGGCCCGGGCCGCGGTGGCGGCCATGCACTACCCGCCGCGCGGCATCCGCGGGGTGGGTTCGGCGCTGGCCCGTTCGGCACGCTGGAACCGCATCCCCGACTACCTCAACCGCGCCGAGGACCTGGTCACCCTGGTTGTCCAGGTCGAGGCTGCCGAGGCGGTCCAGAACGCCGCGGAAATCGCCGCGGTGGACGGGATCGACGGCATCTTCATCGGCCCCTCGGACCTGGCCGCCTCCATGGGCGTGCTGGGACAACAGGAGCATCCGGACGTGGTGGCCGCGGTGGTCAAGACCATCGAGGACGTGAAGGCCGCCGGCAAGTTCGTCGGAGTCAACGCGTTCGTCGAAGCCTCGGCGCGCCGCTACATCGACGCCGGGGCGGACTTCGTCAACGTCGGCGCGGACGTGGCCCTGCTGGCCCGGGGGACCGAGGCGCTCGCCGCCAAGTACATTCCCGAAGAGGCCGGAGTCGGAGCAGAGGCCCAAGCGCCCCGCGCCAGCTACTGA
- a CDS encoding zinc-dependent alcohol dehydrogenase, which translates to MKALTWQGKRQVSVEEVPDPAIQDPTDAIIRITSTAICGSDLHLYEVLGPFMNKGDILGHEPMGIVEEVGSAVTNIKPGDKVVIPFNIACGNCFMCGLGLQSQCETTQVKAKGTGAAMFGYTELYGSVPGGQAEYLRVPHADYGPIKVANTSIPDERYLFLSDILPTAWQAVDYANVPGGGTLAVFGLGPIGQLASRIGKHLGYRVIAVERIPERRQMAERHGIATLDWTRNCADDLRDMTGGRGPDSVVDAVGMESHGSPVAAAAQAAVGVLPHPVAKLAMTTAGVDRLAALHAAIDSVRRGGTVSLSGVYGGEADPMPMLKMFDKQLQLRMGQCNVKHWITDLLPLVDDDTDPLALSDLVTHRVSLDEAPAMYEMFQKKEDGCIKVVLQP; encoded by the coding sequence ATGAAAGCTCTGACCTGGCAAGGCAAACGTCAAGTGTCCGTCGAGGAGGTCCCGGATCCGGCCATCCAGGACCCCACGGATGCCATCATCCGCATCACCTCCACCGCCATCTGCGGCTCGGACCTGCACCTGTACGAGGTGCTGGGCCCGTTCATGAACAAGGGCGATATCCTCGGCCACGAGCCCATGGGCATTGTGGAGGAAGTGGGCAGCGCCGTCACCAACATCAAGCCCGGCGACAAGGTGGTCATTCCGTTCAACATCGCCTGCGGGAACTGCTTCATGTGCGGTCTCGGCCTGCAGTCGCAGTGCGAGACTACCCAGGTCAAGGCGAAGGGGACCGGCGCCGCGATGTTCGGCTACACGGAACTCTACGGCTCGGTGCCGGGCGGGCAGGCGGAGTATCTGCGGGTGCCGCACGCGGACTACGGCCCGATCAAGGTGGCCAACACCAGCATTCCGGACGAGCGCTACCTGTTCCTTTCCGACATCCTGCCCACCGCCTGGCAGGCCGTGGATTACGCCAACGTCCCCGGCGGCGGCACGCTGGCCGTCTTCGGGCTTGGGCCCATCGGGCAGCTGGCCAGCCGGATCGGCAAACATCTGGGCTACCGCGTTATCGCCGTCGAGCGCATTCCGGAGCGGCGGCAGATGGCCGAGCGGCACGGCATCGCCACGCTGGACTGGACCCGGAACTGCGCCGATGACCTGCGCGACATGACCGGCGGACGCGGCCCGGACTCCGTGGTGGACGCGGTCGGCATGGAGTCGCACGGTTCGCCGGTGGCGGCCGCCGCGCAGGCCGCCGTCGGGGTCCTGCCGCACCCCGTGGCCAAGCTGGCCATGACGACGGCGGGGGTGGACCGGCTCGCCGCCCTGCACGCTGCGATTGATTCCGTCCGGCGCGGCGGAACCGTCTCGCTCTCCGGGGTCTACGGCGGGGAAGCGGATCCGATGCCGATGCTGAAGATGTTCGACAAGCAGCTCCAGCTGCGGATGGGCCAGTGCAACGTCAAGCACTGGATTACCGACCTGCTGCCCCTCGTCGACGACGACACCGACCCGCTGGCCTTGTCCGATCTGGTCACCCACCGCGTCTCCCTGGACGAGGCGCCAGCCATGTACGAGATGTTCCAGAAGAAGGAGGACGGCTGCATTAAGGTTGTGCTTCAGCCTTAG